In Sander vitreus isolate 19-12246 chromosome 8, sanVit1, whole genome shotgun sequence, the genomic window GGCATTATGTGAGTCTTGAGCACCGCTCCACTTTGGTACAACTTCCTCAGTGAATGTAGAAGTCACTGTGGGCACAAtgagcattttagcatttaaCACTCAGTCTGACCCCACGTGAACGTGTTGGTGACGCCACGTCGTGGGTGTGTCACTTAGCAATCAACTTCCTGGTCAATTAGTCTATATTGACAACGTTTcgtttccgggattgttcaggtgccaccaGAAATTCCACTGGATGTCCCTAGCGAGACCccctgcagcgctgtggaggaaggtctggcaatgggagactacCGGTCAATAAAATCACAGATTAATGTAGATGCAATCTTTCTTTTGCTTATGCCAAGGTTCAATAATGCTAACTTTTTCcataaaaaattattttgtgcatttttgtaCCATTCACAAACTCAGAGCCCCGGCCCAGGTACGACCGCATCCCCCAAACCCCCTGACACTTGGCCAGTGAACGCACACATTCAACATGTACAGTCacgtgaacaaattaggacacccatgctaaagttgactaaaaagaggaataaaaaaatcatctttaggaaattgatctttatgccttaattaaaaaaatgacgaaaaatccaatctttaagggcacctattttctttgtgaatgaataatgtatcgtaaataaataaatgttcttccttaaactacagggggcataagtcagtacatcCCTATGTTAaatcccatagaggcaggcagacttttatttttaaaggccagttatttcatgggtccaggatactatgcatcctgataaagttcccttggcctttggaattaaaatagcccccccacatcatcacatacccttcaccatacctagagattggcatgggtaCTTtctataaaatcatctctcaatgcaaatcaaaccagctattaggctaactgatataaaaccatgccagtctctaggtatggtgaaggggatgtgatgatgtgggggggctattttaattccaaaggccaagggaactttatcaggatcatagtatcctggattcatgaaataactggcctttaaaaataaacatctgcctgcctctatgggaatttaacataggggtgtactgacttatgccccctgtattttaaggaagaacatttatttatgtacgatacattattcattcaccaagactcatttttgtaattaaggcattaagatcaatttccaaaagatgattttaactctttttattcaactttagcatgggtgtcctaattttttcacatgactgaaTGTTTATTTTCCACGGTTtcagctgagtgcagactgtTACACTCACATGGAGCTCAGCGCTTCTGCAGCAGCAGacgctccagcagcagcagcagcagcagcagcagacgtTCCAGCAGCAGAGAAGTAGCTGCTGGTGTGTCTGTGGCCTTTGGTTCCTTTCTTTTAGCCCTTTGCTGTTCatcattacttttttatgtgacTTATTTTTTCACTGCATAACGGATGCAACTTTAAAGGTAGCGTACAATActcaaataaaaacctgtgTACAGAGGACTGAAAAATAACACCCATGTGTTCTTTTTCCCAGACATTTGAATGTGGCAGATCAACATGGACTCCCCAGTCATGGCTCAGAAGGCGAGGGTATTTGTGGCACCAGCGGAAGCCCCTGATGGTGGCTACGCTCGGTTTATCCTGCTCTCCTGCTTCCTGGTCTTTGGCCTGACCTATGGGGTCATTAAGGCCTTTGGTGTATTCTACGTTGAGATACACAGACACTTTGAAACCACAGCAACAGGAACATCTTGGATTACCTCTATTGCTGTGGCTACCCTTCACTTCTTGGGTAATtatcacaatctttttttttactacaagtGCATATTGATTTGAAATCTCTGTGTACACTGTAGGATTTCAAGATTCCATCTTCTTTTTGACCTTGATGATTGATACCTAGATGACTGAATAAACACAGACTTTATAAGGTTCTGACCACCAGTAACTAATAGGAAAATACAATgtttggttttcaaaataagtgtgtctgtgtgtgtgtgtgtgtgtgtgtgtgtgtgtgtgtgtgtgtgtgtgtgtgtgtgtgtgtgtgtgtgtgtgtgtgtgtgtgtgtgtgtgtgtgtgtgtgtgtgtgtgtgtgtcaaatatATTTATAGTAGGTACATTTATTTGCTGCAAAAAAATCTTAAAGGGAAGGTTTAGCGATTTTCAAacatatctctatctatctgaaTATGGgagatgttttttgaaaaaagcatGCTGTTATTTTCGatggtctctgtgtgtctggggcTCAGCTGGCCGCAGCCACAAAATCTCCTCTACTTCCATCCTCCAATTATGTCACTGGAGGACGGAAGAACTACAAGATGCCACTCAGAAAGAGAAGCTTCTTGTTGTCTTCAAGCATCTTGTATTGCAAACTTGCTACAGTTGCTAAAAGTGGAAAATGGCATCCCAAAATATGAGTGCAAGGGTATTGTGGACAAGGATACATTTTACAGCATTCAGATTCAGATATTCAGCTGCATTTATGCGAACCAGAGTACACGGCCAAAGAAGTGCAGCAGAGAAAGGCCGAGGCTGCTGCATCTGCCCAGCAAGAGGATGGAACCTGCGGAACCTGAGCCACACAGAGCAAACACAGACTGGTGGTGCCATTGCTCAAACTGCCCTTCGAACCAACAGACACGGAATAATTCCGCAATGAAAGTCAGCATTGGCAGTTTTCGCCATGTTTTCGCTGGATACTGTTGCCATGATCATGGGGATGTATGCGTTATTGCATGTTTACATGGACAGATGTTTTGCTGGATACCTTCTTTAGGATCCCAAAGATAAACTGAAAACGACAACCAAGGCCAGTAGACACTGttatgaacacatgacactgtcatgacacagtcatgacacatgaaccctaaccctaaccataaccataacttgtcatgacaaaaaccgaatgacacttactaaaagaagcattatgtcataaacgtccTAAacgtttataatgtttatgacacgttcatgacagtgtcatgtcactcttatgtagataccttcaagtaaagtgtaattGTGAATTAATTAGGATTTATttagacaaaaaacaaagaagcgatgattgttggaacagtgaaaAGACAAACTGAGGCGGATTTGGtgagttttatttgttttctgtcccgtttgaatgaagtgtgttttaagaTAAATTAACAGTTAATTCATCTCGTCTTGGTTCGGTAAAAGCGACAAACTCCAAGACAAAAAGTGGATggttgtatttttctgtttctgtttaggTGTaagatatacaaaatatattttgtcaactAAAAAGCTAGGAGAGCTAAACCAAGTCGCCGCTCGCGGTCAATGCATCCTGGTGCATGTAGGCACAGCTGCCACGGCTTCGCAAGTAGAGGAACTCGCTTTCTCAGTCAAAATAGCACACACTGGGGAACTTATTTCTTCAGTGGACTACATATACTATTAGACTGATTGTACATTCACGGTAAAGGTGCGGAATGTTCCCTTTAAAGCTCTTTTATGGTttagtttaatgtttattttcacTGAGAATATTATTCAAATAGGATTATATTTCAAGAGAACATCTTTATTTATagatcttaaaaataaaaaggacctTTTACCTGCTGTGAAGTACATAAACATTCAGTACTGTACACTGTACACTTCCCCCAAACAATTACTGCATGTGTCgtaaaattattatatataattgttCCTGTTTCCCTCTGCAGCTCCTGTAGCATCTGCTTTGAGTGCTCGCTACAGCCATCGCTCTGTAGTAATAATGGGAGGACTGATGTGCGGTGTAGGAGTCGTGTTTGGGTCTTTCGCTCGTAACCTGAATGAACTCTACTTGACAATGGGGTTCCTGAATGGTTAGTGATTTGaagcaaatacacacatacaacgcaaactcaaaaaaacacacaaaacatgataTTCACTGGTATCTTTTGCTGCAGGTTTTGGCTATGCAATGACTTGGCCTCCCACAGTGACCATGCTGGGCTTGTACTTTGAGAAGAGGCGCCCAATGGCAAACGCCTTGGCCAGCTCTGGAGAGTGCGTCCTTACCTTTGTCCTCACACCCCTATTACAGCTGTTGATTGACAGCTACTCCTGGAGGGGTGCTTTGCTAATCCTGGGGGGTCTGCAACttaacctctgtgtgtgtgggatgcTGCTGAGGCCCCTAAAAGCCACCAGATACGTGACTTGTGAGGTCAAAGCAGAGGAGGAAGGCTTGTCCCAGGAATTGCTACCAAAAGACGACTCGGAGCAGAGCAAACCAAGCTTTCTAGATGCAGAGGAGCTGAGAGTATCTGATGGTTCTGATCACGGGACAATCAAGGCATTTCTTGAGGACCCTGAAGAAATACCTAATTCAACCATGAAAGTACAAGACTCAAACAACAGGACTAAGAGGGCTGAACTAAGGTCCAAAATCCTTCGCTACGTAGACTATACCCTCATCACCAATGCGAAATTCATGGTTTACTCAATGTTTGGGGTATTTGCTGCACTGGGTTTCTTTGCCCCAGGTCTGTTCCTTATTCCATATGCTCGTAGTAAGGGGATTGAGGAGTACCAGGCAGCTGCACTCATGTCCATCTCTGCAGTGTTGGACCTGTTTGGAAGGGTGTTCTTTGGCTGGTTGGCAAACTTGAGACTGGTGGAGATGGTACGTTCAGTCTGGTAGTTAACCAGagtaataacatttttaaaatcacacaTTTGAAAGCAATGGTATGGCCAAGCGTGTAGCAtcatacatgtgaaaatattaaagaaacagtttgacattttggggcaTAAGCTTTATCTGCTTTCTTGGcgtgagttagatgagaagattaataccacaaccatgtctgtacagtaatatgaagctacagccaactgccaattagcttagcttagcataaagaccagAAGCAGGGGGGTCACTGATTAACTAAGTTATATCCTTTTTGTTTCATCTGTTCAAAAGTTAAAAATGACCATTTGTAGTTTCACATGGGGTTATGTTGGAGTAATTCCTGGCCTGCAGCAGTAACTTCCGAGAGACTCTGTCTTGCAACCTTACAGTGATGACAAAAcggggactgcccatttctccctctcctttttttccgacctctcaataacccgaaaaattccctttggtcctacagcccactagtccgacgtccctttgtttcaaaaaaataaaccctctgCTCCAACATCCCATTGTTCCGACCATATAGGCTCTTGTGGATCACCTCCCATAACAGTTGGCAGGGGCAGCGGCCGCGGGCAGGGGCAGCAGCTGGAACAACGGAGCGTctgagaaatgacatggcactgACAAAACTCCAGGActccaagaaatagtccagtaCCTACGCAGtaggctgattttttttttttaaactttggaacgagccaggctagctgcttTCCCTGCTTCCAGTTCTTTTGCTTAGCTAAGCTAACATTTAGCATAAacacatgagagtggtatcaatcttatAATCTAACTCTAGAAAGCAAAagagtttcccaaaatgtcgaactattcctgTAAAGAAGCAATGTCCTGCCTTTATAAAAAAAGTGCATAATGTGGAGGCCACTGTACGTGCAAACGCTGATGCACATATCTGTCTCCTGTGTCTCTGTTCCTACCAGGTGCTGCAGCTGACAGCAACTATGATTCTGCTGGGTACTGTGTTGCTCTTCTGCCCGCTGGCCTCTTCTTACTTAGAACTGGCTGCTTTCAGCGCAGCATATGGCCTGATGTACGGTGCTGCAGTCGCCATCCACATCACCATGCTGGCTGAGATTGTGGGCGTCAATAGGCTTGGAAGTGCGTTGGGCTTCTTCTTGCTCATACGCAGTAGCGGAGGCCTGCTTGGACCACCCATTGCTGGTGAGTGAAAAATATCCTTTAATAGATAACTGCAAGTTATTGTTGTTGCTGTAAAATTCCCTGTGATCTGTTCCACCATGCTAACTGGCTTCCAGCTCGATATAAACAAGAAGCTGCACAGAGTAGAATAGAATTGTACTTCATTCACTGTATGTTAACATTTCTGTTACCTCAGGAAAAAACTCTAATCATTAAGTCAAGGTTACAGTGTCTGTCATTTTGCTGAGCCTATTCTTCCAACACATTAAATCTCACACAATGGATGTGCTTATACACCATTCTGCATTGTAACCACAGCCCAGTGAGCCTATTCATCCAAAATGAGATTTTTATACCTTCATGACATGCAGCACCACCCTTCAGGTAATCAGCAATTTTGTCGTCCGGTCCATCCCACAGGACCTGAGGTTTTCATTCAGAGAGCAACTGTGCAAAAATTACAATATCATGATACTTTATGGTTGTGTTAATTTTGTGGATGATTGCTTCTCAAAgattcttttttccccctttaaaTGGAGTTTCTTCCCCATTGACTTTCCATTCTGTTACTTGTGACATTTGTCCAGATTCATACAGTGTGTCCTACAGGACATGAGAACAACTGTAATAGTGAAATGGCATAACAAGGAGTAGAGAAAACCAAAACGTCTTGTTATTgccaaaaaggatttttttttttttttatcagactTGTTCAAAACTGTGACTAAAGCAATAACTGACGCATATAACAATATTTGTAATCCAAACTAACCAACAGTTAGCACAGCAGCAGACAGCAGGCATTCATTTGAAAACGTGTTTCCGGCCACAGgtctaatattcactctccttttagctccgtTTTGGTTTCCATCTACCCCTgaaggaaatatctggctcttcagCTGCTTAATACTCCACTATGTTCATCAGCTTGTTGCTAAGTGTGGCGGCACAAGAGCTGACAACACCGACAACGCCACCCTGGGAATTTCGCCCAGAGAATTTGTTTGAATCACTACGTGTAATGCTATCAGTATCATTTTTAAGGACACACAGGTCAGTTTACAAAAGCGCCAAAGACAAAGTTCAACTTTcacaaaaagtacatttttatttcaataagAATAATCAAAGTTAAGAACAAtcaatttaaaacacattcacaccaaAAAGGGGGAGAAAtgataataattagggctgagGCTTACCGGTGGAGGGGGAGAAGGGAACGAGGACGGTAAAGGATCCCAGGGaatggtaccatttcattgctaaaatcagctatcaggttcccaaacatatgcaagctaatgttagtaaagtatcagtgctatcattattctgtatattgtacgagattaatagcgtaaggcaatgtttacagcgtaggagagaaacaacggaggtttgtgtttttaatagattTCTCTGaacagtatgaacaatgtcaatgaaaccgaaattagctcttagtatctccatcgtttacacgcagctgttctagctggagctagtctgtgttacaactccattacgtgagttgtctgctagggaaatcacgacacatatgattacgtttatgttacaaggtagacaatcctttttcatcgTTGACGCGAGAAAAAGTACCCTAGACGTCgttctagcgttatgcacaaccatgctatagttagccaagcaagtagcaactataaaactttgaatttacacaaataggcagaattcCTCTCTCTGTGCAAACTAACACGTACTGCAGCCCACCCACAACGCTGTCCTACAAACCAGTGAGCATTTGAACCCGATTACTGAGCTTATTATCCATTTTCATACACAACTCTAAACAATAGCAGTTAATACGGCCTGAAAAACACCTTGCTTGGCTTTGGCACCCAGGCACAGCAACCCCTGCCAGAAAGTGTCCTGCCTCTGAGCACAGCCAGCAGTAAATCAGATGGGAGAAACCTCTCAAACAGAGTGGTAAAAACACAGtcacataattgtattttggaTTCATCTGATGGTATTTATGGATTTTTCAAGAAGGTTGTTAGTGTAGCAAAAACATGGATTGAGAGTGATTTGATAATTAAAGCGAGACAGGCTGctattattttgtaattataaATTAAGTGTGTCCATTTTCACTGGCCCGATGTGTGAGGGCACGGAGGCCACTCAGCTCACCGTCCGACGCCTGCACGCTGGCTAGCAGGATGCCCAGCAGAGAAGATCACAGCCGATGTTCAATTCCTCCATGCTTTCATCTGTGCCCCCTCTCTGTGCAGATGGAAATGGATCCAGAAATGGTCTTGCTTGTCCACGTAGTCAGGATTGTAGCCATAGGTCCTTTTACTCTGTGTTTACTCTGTTTACCTTTGAAAAACTGGACACTGCTGAGTTGGTTTCCCTCATTCTGATGAGCGACTTGTAGTCATGAGTAGAACGCAGAGATGGTCTACACCTTTTCCTCAGTGTTTAcctgatgtttacatttgtaaACTTGGCCTGCCAGCTGTCTAGCTAGCCCAGGCTAGCGGAATCGGCATTAGGTTAGCAGAGTCGGCAGAAGTTGAAAGTTGATTTCCCGACCCTGATGAGCGACTAATAGCCACATGCTATAACCTTCTAACGTCAAGCACATAAAGCACATAGAGGATAACTTATATTTATGAAGTAGACAATTCAGCATACATTTTATTCCTTATAGCCTTCTAGGAAACCACatgtaaatgttacatttaagaTAATGCTAAAGGCTGACACTAACCTCAAATAAAGTAAAAGAGCTAATTAAAGTGAAGGTGGTGTCctatttttaaattaacatgGTCCTTCTGTCAGAGAGGCTATTTCTAAGTTATTTACTGCACCGTTCAGTACTTTGAGCACTTTGAAGACCAGGGAGTTGATGGATGTTGAGGATTCATCAAAGTGCTCTATTTATAAAAGTTTCCTTCACGGGATGAAGGCGCTGGCATTGCCGCCTTAGGATAACATGAATCTTCATGCAATCCTCTCTTCCTTATCTCTGCTTCAGTCTTTTGATCCTTTCAGAACTGTCATTAAATAAAGCCAAAATGATTCCATAATTATAAGTTTGCAGTGTTTGGCCAGCATGGGTGCATTCCAATCAGGAATGAATGTTGACATTTGACAAAAatattatgataaaaaaaaaaatggctgtgTGAAAGCTGcaaatcactcacacacacttcttccTTTAGGGTTCTTTATTGACAAGATGAGTGATTACGGAACAGGTTTCCTCATGGCAGGAGTGTCTCTCATCATCTCTGCTCtgttcctgctcctcctccatcAGATGAACCGCAGGGGTCAGGGCTCATCTACCAACAACCACCATATGCATACAGACAATATGGGACAAAGCGACAGAGCTGAAGCCAAAGAGCTaaacatgacatgaataaaaGCAAAATGGTTTCTGTCGCTCAATGGTCCTGTTTATTATCAATGGCCAAGCActgaagagaaaagaaatgttGCGTGACTCACATTTTACAAGCCTAAGGGACTGTACAAAAATGATTAGAGGCTGGTGTAAAGGGGGGGGATGTCAAAGCAGgcattattattagtattattattagtggTGTAGCAGTCTTGTTTTAAACGTATAGAGTGGCTGGAACACTCTCTACGTTCTTTCTGAACTTTAAACTTTAGAAAAGAAGTTTTAAATTATGAAATTCCTCCTTAAGAGAATCACAGCAGTTCCCACCTCCCTGATCTtttatacaaaatgtacattattGCATATGTAATGTATCGGTTATTTTTCCACAAATATGACTATTACtcattttatgtttaatgtgttATTGGTTGGTTTTACACTGTGAAAATCAATGTTTTATTAAGATATTCAAAGTATTAGGGTACTtcatcttaataataataataataataataataataataataataataataataataataatgcaggtgAAGGgtcttgagttttttttaaaacgtgaAACATAAAGTTTAACCCTCCTCCCTTTACCTTGCACGGCAACTGGATTCTCAaatatctttctatctatctacttTATTTAGTACTACCTCAGtccaggttccaagcgagctgaggcgataccaaaaggtgacgtgaaagcgtcagacgggggtgtcctgaacaaatgcgccatttttaaatagttaattTAGTAAATAgtatttttgctgcctccagcttcatttgaaactaaatgtgtcttctggatgtggcaacaacaacacaccttccacgttctgtgtgtgcgtcgcgttaggtcatggcagtttactgcggcgccgctatgacgaccagccacgctgaggtggtactaaaatctgcaatggaaaacggacgcacagagCGTCGAGTCGAGGCGAAGTGAGgtgagcaggtaccatgtaatggaaaaacgccataagatgcttctgtgtaacaaaccatctgacACGTCAGGTTACTCCTCCCTACCCCAGTAATTTCTGTACAGTCCCTACAGGGTTCATATTGAATATTGAATTCACTTTCTGAAATGCACTAAACTGTAGTAACATAACAAACTGCAGATACGGTTTATTTATGTCAGGAATGTGTCAATCATAGATTCTTATGAATTTTAATTGATTTCGATCAAAGTCACAAGTTCACAAGATGATTCAAAAAGCAAAAGCATGTGTTTTGCATACATTATACTGTCTTAAAGTCATACTTTGTTATTGAATGTGTTTGTCCTTTATTGCAGTAGTGTCATGTGTGGATGAATGCCGGGTTGCAGAGTGAAAATGTGACTGTGGCACCCTCCAGTGAGAAACTACTAATATTGCATTTGCAATCTTCACAACTGAATAACTTAACTGAAAAGTGCAGATATACCCAGACATTATAATATAGGGGAAATTGTGGGATTTTACAGATTTAGACCAACCAACCAAATTACAGTAAATAGCATCAGTTTTCGGTTCAGTGCTCAACGGAATGTAGTATCCTTTGCTGCTGCAAGTAAAATATGTGAAGCATGCTTCCAGTAACTTACAAGCAAGCAATTGCTAAATTGCAttggtggaaaaaaacaaaaaattccAAATTCTAATTCTCTCAAAGTTTAATCCTGAAGCAGCCTGAAACCAGATGAGAAaagcttttctttattttcttccacTGCTGCAGAATGTTTGGTATGTGCAACCATCAAGAAAACTAGCTTTCCTAACCCAAAACCAACCAAGAGGCACCAGATAAACATCTTCAAACTGGTATAATGCAATATAACACATCAATAAACATGTCACTTTGcataaacctgcaataacaaaCTCCAAACCAAGGTTTACAAACAGTGGCCCACACTGgaatctcacacacaaacacacacacacacacacacacacacacacacacacacacacacacacacacacacacaccagaggaaAGAGACTGCAGAAACTGCCACAACAAGAGAGCTGGTCACAAAATACCACAAGCCTTTGATCTGCCAGACAGGAACAAAGACATAATCCATGTTTCATAGAAACTCTACatgaaaaccaaacacaaagacactcacacacacacacacacacacacacacacacacacacacacaaacacacacacactgtatgccATGGTTGACTGCCAA contains:
- the LOC144521618 gene encoding monocarboxylate transporter 2, whose amino-acid sequence is MWQINMDSPVMAQKARVFVAPAEAPDGGYARFILLSCFLVFGLTYGVIKAFGVFYVEIHRHFETTATGTSWITSIAVATLHFLAPVASALSARYSHRSVVIMGGLMCGVGVVFGSFARNLNELYLTMGFLNGFGYAMTWPPTVTMLGLYFEKRRPMANALASSGECVLTFVLTPLLQLLIDSYSWRGALLILGGLQLNLCVCGMLLRPLKATRYVTCEVKAEEEGLSQELLPKDDSEQSKPSFLDAEELRVSDGSDHGTIKAFLEDPEEIPNSTMKVQDSNNRTKRAELRSKILRYVDYTLITNAKFMVYSMFGVFAALGFFAPGLFLIPYARSKGIEEYQAAALMSISAVLDLFGRVFFGWLANLRLVEMVLQLTATMILLGTVLLFCPLASSYLELAAFSAAYGLMYGAAVAIHITMLAEIVGVNRLGSALGFFLLIRSSGGLLGPPIAGFFIDKMSDYGTGFLMAGVSLIISALFLLLLHQMNRRGQGSSTNNHHMHTDNMGQSDRAEAKELNMT